The Lentisphaerota bacterium genome contains a region encoding:
- a CDS encoding DUF4976 domain-containing protein codes for MTTRKPNVVLVITDQQRFDTIRAAGGTTVHTPHLDWLAEGGTRFTHAYCTSPMCSPARASILSGRLPSSHGMVTNQNAGPGANRFQLSEDVKVLADYLGPAGYHTAYIGKWHLGTGSDRRGFRDHVIRYSESEGDTSRPEDNDYARYAEKQGIDVAGKRNGCHPDRELYDTWTICGPSQVPLAHFVSTYLCSEAETYIRSRVGAESPFLLTWSCIQPHAPFVCPEPFFSMYDPADMVLPENYRDESGQRWLQRADRQLQSVLQFSETELKTMWARYLGSVSYIDHLMGRMLGVLNDTGQLDNTLFIFTSDHGDLMGSHSLILKGASLYEELIRVPLIIRPPAGMRAQGIVPRSAGLVSQIDLVPTILAICGLPPAQEVQGVDLSPLMTGATDSVRDAVQAEFHSTSWTDLMSPLRMWMTRDWKYVESREGDHELYHLAADPLETHNLAEDPQYAGQQAKLAEALHDWCRRSGDAWPEVPTPAPEVMKPAGPRHHYSWFHRSNK; via the coding sequence TGCATACGCCGCACCTGGACTGGCTGGCAGAGGGCGGCACACGCTTCACACATGCCTACTGCACCAGCCCCATGTGCTCGCCGGCGCGGGCGTCCATTCTGTCGGGACGCCTCCCTTCGTCGCACGGCATGGTGACCAACCAGAACGCGGGCCCAGGCGCCAACCGCTTCCAGCTTTCCGAAGACGTGAAGGTGCTGGCGGACTACCTCGGGCCCGCCGGTTACCATACCGCCTATATCGGCAAGTGGCACTTGGGCACCGGCAGCGACCGCCGCGGCTTCCGGGACCACGTCATCCGCTACAGCGAGAGCGAGGGCGATACCAGCCGACCCGAGGACAACGACTACGCCCGCTACGCGGAGAAGCAAGGAATCGATGTAGCCGGCAAACGGAACGGCTGCCATCCGGACCGCGAACTCTATGACACCTGGACCATCTGCGGGCCATCGCAAGTGCCGCTGGCGCATTTCGTCTCCACCTACCTCTGCAGCGAGGCCGAGACCTACATCCGAAGCCGCGTCGGCGCCGAGTCGCCCTTTCTCCTTACCTGGTCCTGCATCCAGCCGCACGCGCCGTTCGTCTGTCCAGAACCGTTCTTCTCGATGTATGACCCTGCCGACATGGTTCTACCGGAGAACTACCGCGATGAAAGCGGTCAGCGCTGGCTGCAGCGCGCCGACCGGCAGTTGCAGTCGGTGCTCCAGTTCTCCGAGACCGAACTGAAAACCATGTGGGCGCGGTATCTGGGCTCGGTCAGCTACATTGACCATCTTATGGGCCGGATGTTGGGCGTCCTGAACGACACCGGGCAACTGGACAACACACTGTTCATTTTTACTTCCGACCACGGCGACTTGATGGGGAGTCACAGTCTGATCCTCAAGGGCGCGAGCCTGTACGAGGAGCTGATCCGCGTCCCCCTGATCATCCGTCCGCCGGCGGGAATGCGAGCGCAGGGGATCGTCCCGCGCTCCGCTGGACTGGTCTCCCAGATTGATCTTGTGCCGACGATTCTTGCGATCTGCGGGCTGCCGCCCGCACAGGAAGTCCAGGGCGTTGATCTGAGTCCGTTGATGACGGGCGCGACCGACAGCGTACGCGACGCGGTTCAGGCGGAATTCCATTCCACGAGTTGGACCGATTTAATGAGTCCGCTGCGCATGTGGATGACGCGTGACTGGAAGTACGTCGAATCGCGTGAGGGTGATCACGAGCTGTATCATCTGGCCGCAGATCCTCTGGAAACGCACAACCTGGCGGAGGATCCGCAGTACGCTGGGCAGCAGGCCAAGCTGGCGGAAGCGCTGCATGACTGGTGCCGGCGCTCCGGTGACGCATGGCCCGAGGTGCCGACGCCTGCACCGGAAGTGATGAAGCCCGCTGGACCCAGGCACCATTACTCCTGGTTTCACCGATCAAATAAGTGA